From the genome of Cydia pomonella isolate Wapato2018A chromosome 1, ilCydPomo1, whole genome shotgun sequence:
atatttatttatttactagtaTAGTTCAATTTATTTTCTTGAGTAGGTAGAGCCGGACCAAGCCAACTCTGCATGACATATTGTGGCAATGTcttcattaatgtcaaatttaaaatgacACACCCTCACTTTTCTATTCAAGTCTGGGCAAAGTTAGATTAGATATCCTCTATTTCTCAAAAAGATAcaagtacagtcgagttcagaaatatgtatacatttcttcaccttaatccatgcAAGCAATTTATAAAGTggacttatttatatatttatgattcGCCTGTACCTACTGTCTTGAACAGTGTTATTGGAATAGTTTTTGAGAATGTTATCGTGGGGCAATCGTTCATTGTTCTTGTCTTTTGCTTACAACATGCATTGAGAAATGGTTTGCACAATATCTTTCTATAATTACGTTACTTTTATCATATGTAGGTATCTTACTTCTCGGCAAAAATCCTCGCATGCTCTGCAGCTCCATCTCCTTTGTAAAACCTCAAAAACATGAGTTCAACTTGTTGCTGGTCACAGTAGCCCACGTACTCTTTCATGTCGACTCTGCCGGGCCTAATTAGCGCAGGGTCCAACCTGAAAGGACAGTCTCAATTACATGTAGAACCGCATATGCACACTGGCCGGGGTGTAAATATTCTTATGCACCACGCCAGCTCGTAAAGTAAAAAAGGTAACTTTTATAGTTTCAATGCCTATGGACAGTCTATGGACGGCTAATTTTCATAAAACTAATGCTTTGTTAAGGTGCCAAGTCTTAGAGTTTTCTCACTTTGCTCCTATTAGGATCACGGTTCGTCAAATACTTAAaatagctaaacgcagccgtcgggctcggctagtattcggaggctctcaaaagcaccaatatgagcgctccacatattctgtatcgcgaCCAATTAGAAGCACCaaaatttaaaccaccttttgtactgatcaaatattgcaaaatcaTCTTCATAAtcttccatactatcaacaaccaattactttctacatttaaccgttttggcaattaAACACTTGTAACCAGTACATTGGAAAATTATACTCCACTAAGAATCGaatttttatttgagtcgtcgagattcTGACCTGCACGACGGCTACAGACAGACGTGTTGGTACAATATGCACTTTTTTGGTTATAGCAATTATTGTTTACTCTTACTAGGAACCcgcggcttcgcacgggttaccaAATTATGCACTTAAACatttctcaagaatcactctattgataggtgaaaaccgcatgaaaatctgttcagtagttttgagtttatcgcgaacatacagacgcGACAggggattttatttataacaaccATAGTCATCGCTCCCTTCGAAGTCGTAGttataacaataattattaaatacctttCCAAATAATTAGTGGTCATGAAGACTATCCTCGCTTCCGTGGATGCAACGCCATCCAGACAGTTGAGCAGCCCGCTGAACGTGACGCGGTTGAGGCCGTCGTACGCCGCCTTCTGCGAGGGCGTCTCCTCGCGCGACACGAATGCTGCGTCGATGTCTTCCAGTAGGATGATCGACTGTTGTGGGGCTACGCTGCAAATTGTATCATAGATGCAACTAGTTCGTATATAGGTACAAACTTAAAATGTGTGTTGGTCTTTTGATGTTGATATAAGATTTAATTTCATCTGGACTGTGAGCAAAGTTAATGTCCATACAATGATTCGATATGTCTCCATTGTCGCGGACGTTGCGAGTGTTGTGCTTATCCAGTTGTGAGTGCATACTTGCATAGGAAGATATAATCAAGAAAATATcttcatattttaaaaataagagcaTCATCacacttaaaattattatatttaattatgtcacaTCAGGAAGAAGTCAAACCTAAGTAGATGGTTTAGTCTGTCATCAGTAAGACCCCTCTCAGACAGATTAAGTACACAGATGTTGTACTCCAATTCTCCAGCTAGGGCCATAATGAATGATGATTTTCCACAACCAGGTGGGCCATACAGCAGGTAACCTGAAAATATAGACAGAGTAATCTTCAAAGAAAATGCGTCACTTTTATGTAACCGTAGCATAGCTTAGGTCTAGTTAAAACCGCCTTAGTAGTATCAACAGGGATATGCTTATTCACAAACTTATCAATAGCAGATTGACAGTAACTTTAGCTAGGATCAGTTAGTTCGTACTATTGGCAATAAGGACCTGTTGCCAATAATATGATAACAACTTGTTTCAATAGTTACCTCTTCTGTAAGGTATCCCTCTTTCCGTATACCATTGTGGATGGTTGATAAAGTCCAGACAATCCTCCAGGATCCTGTCTGTCAAGCCAGCCCGCAAGACTACACTGTGCAGAGGACGCCTGCGCCGCGGGTGTCCGAATGGTCGCCACTCGGCCCCCATTGCTGTGTACATAATGGTCATGCCTTCGTGCTGCTTTAGTGCCATTGTCCGAGCTGGAAATGACAAAGTTGAATCTTGTAAGTATCATTAAGTATGTACAGTTTAATTCCTTTGTTCTATGTTCAACTTACGGTTTTTGGTatagatttcaataaaattcagATACCTATGAGTGTTTTCGTAAAAGTTTAGGTATAGTTGTGCTTTTTAAGGGTTAGCTATCATAACTTGGAAACATTTTTTGTCCATTGCattttgtacagtcacgtctgaaaatatcgataagaaaaatgtgccaaaaatatgtatacactaccttaatatatgggcaataaagtcgtgtatacataattttggcacttttttcgtatcgatattttcagacgtgatcgtACAAAAACTGTTCAGATTGTGATATCAGCAGAAGATCAAACGCTCAAAGAACAAGACAGAAGGATTTATGAAGGTATATGAAAGAGataatgaaaaacaaaatgtatcaaATCCGAACTCTACAATACCTGTCTACTGCCATGCTTGACATATATGCGGATGTGAAACATGGGCGTGCACTAAGAATAATATAGAGGGGGACAGGTCACATGGCAAggtgaaaaataaagaaatggacacaaaaaaacataacaatttGGTTCCCTATATACAGTAAGAGAGGTCAGGGACACCCGAAAATGAGAGGATGATTTCCCACCCAAGTGTATAATATAAGAACTGCCCAAACTAAAGAAGACTGGAAAGCTCTAGAGGAGGCCTAGCCAACAACCTGACAACTAAAAACagtgataaaataacaaaacaaaactaaaaaattaGTCAGTGATTGAAGgctaattgtattgtattgtaaaagtaagtaatggtttttttttttacagaattttagaATATTGTTTATAAGTCTTTGAGTGATTCTTGTCCATGTCCAAACTCACAAGTTTTTGGAAGCAATTAACCATGCATCAGGCATAGTTGGCATGGTTAAGCGCATGATACAATCAGAAATTGTGGGGTCAGAAACTCTAGACTCTGAAGAATTAATAGACAATTTTTAAACTGAATCCTAGAAAAGTACATATTTCATATACATCAGATTGCACTTGTCTAGACTTTGTTAAAGTATGATTATTCGTGACCTTGCATTTGCAGCTTGCaaaatgtcccactttgtcCCTTGCCCCTCCTTATGGCACGGTTATtcttataaagatacaagcaactCTTGTCCTGATGGCAAGCGAAAAAGTGGGATGTTTTACTGGCCGTGGTCACATTTTATGTTTTACCTTCTTCCAGTATATCATAATATAGTTGCTTATTGCTGCCAAAGGATGTCAAGGTTACTGTTTCCCATGGAACACCCATATGCAAATCCAGAGTATGTTGTTCCCTGGTGCGGTCTACTTTGATCCAGGCTCCACGATATCTACAATCAGGTTTAGTGTAATTAAAATGTTGGACATGTCGAGATTGTTCAAGGCACTGGCAATATCATCACACAACAAGATAAAGAGATGAAATTTCTGGCTTTGTTATCTGCCCATGTTAACTTGTGGCTGATgatcaatttgaagttaaaggTAGATATTAAATTGCTTTTTTTAATATGCATTTTACACACTGGGCTGGGAACTTCCAgtttataattactttccaggttGATAGCATTCTAGAGACAACAGTTAAGTACCATGGGTGAAGACTACTTCTGCATGTAATTTTGATGACccgtttggcctagtgggtagtgaccctccctatgaagccaatggtcctgggatcggcatttatttgtgtcatgaacacagatatttgttaccGAGTCTtgagtatataagtatgtatttatgtatatacataatggatattgTCACCTAGTACCCAAATTAGgtataagctttgcttagtttggggctaggttgatctgtgtaagattgtccccaaatatttatttaattattttataatttacctGAAAAAATGCTGACCTACACTGGGAATAAAGtcgtatttagttttaatttgccCAGTGTCCTTCTGAAGGAAAGACGTTTCCACACTTAAATGTTGCGTTTGTTTAGCACCTTTCTGAGTTATCCACTGCAGCAACCATTGGTAAGACTTGTCTCTACATGGTACTTCAAGTGTGATCATGCAGTGCCGTCGAAATAATATCATAGAGGTTTGGAATCCTTTCCGTAAAATTGCAGCACTGGCTCCAACGCCGAATAAGCCGAAACCCGCCCCGAAATAAGGATTTTGCGCTAGCGAAGTCACATATTCTACAATCGTCATGTTTTAAAAGGACAGTTAACaccaatttaatatttttaatcaatattatttcaaTAGTTTTTGTGTAATACGCTTTATTTCTTTGATTTTTCTAGGTTATAAATGGATCTTCACTAGTGTCATTGATGACATTGACAGCTATCACAGCAGAGCGTTCAGATATGCTACTTTATTTCACCTGCTAAAAATCATTCGGTATACTGGAGGATTTATAATTGTTGTTTAAACAGTAGGACGACgtattattagggttggcacaacttgatgtCCCTATAAATGCACGACCACATATAAGATAATGACttcaattttgacaaccctaaatggctgaaagggatagtgccatacattagaaagggacagcataattcgtccctgaatcgctgtcaaacttcagttTTATAGaagtgtacaatttttttttattttgtgctacTCTTATCTTGATTATCTTGAACAGTGTCATTATATTGGATTGGAGAACCAGCGGCTGTAACACGgccgcatttttatcatttgtcagtatggccgtcactttcgcgcttacatacttgttagaaagtgacaggcatggtgacaaatgataaagagccgaccatcataaCCCTACTGGAGAACTTTTCGAGATATGTTATCGTGGGCTAGACGTTTCTTCGTACTATTGTTTCAGGTGTTGGTACCACGGAGAGCAAATTAGGCGCActattattcttgatttttataAATGATCTCCCATGTGGTTCTCCCTAAGGGCACAAAGCCGAAAACCATACATTTTGTTGATGATACGACTATAGAAGTTATTAGGATCAGAGTAAAAGTCctatatattttacttactttctctttggtaaaagtgcatggcgaatttattaatgaatttatAATATCTCCATGCAATTTGGCAGCTCAATGTACATACGAGGCAGATATTAATAAAGCTTTAAcagtcaataataaataataatcttctCATCAATCTT
Proteins encoded in this window:
- the LOC133521921 gene encoding mitochondrial chaperone BCS1, translating into MTIVEYVTSLAQNPYFGAGFGLFGVGASAAILRKGFQTSMILFRRHCMITLEVPCRDKSYQWLLQWITQKGAKQTQHLSVETSFLQKDTGQIKTKYDFIPSVGQHFFRYRGAWIKVDRTREQHTLDLHMGVPWETVTLTSFGSNKQLYYDILEEARTMALKQHEGMTIMYTAMGAEWRPFGHPRRRRPLHSVVLRAGLTDRILEDCLDFINHPQWYTERGIPYRRGYLLYGPPGCGKSSFIMALAGELEYNICVLNLSERGLTDDRLNHLLSVAPQQSIILLEDIDAAFVSREETPSQKAAYDGLNRVTFSGLLNCLDGVASTEARIVFMTTNYLERLDPALIRPGRVDMKEYVGYCDQQQVELMFLRFYKGDGAAEHARIFAENVMKYNTQVSPAQIQGYFMFHKHSPPTEVVKDFESIWTLG